The Apodemus sylvaticus chromosome 5, mApoSyl1.1, whole genome shotgun sequence genome has a segment encoding these proteins:
- the Wfdc13 gene encoding WAP four-disulfide core domain protein 13, with protein sequence MTPLSPFQLLLVLSLVPQPVPGSPKQYFLKYILEPPPCRSEPEDCNTFCTEQEECPETLQCCSAYCGIVCASNQAPVS encoded by the exons ATGACACCTCTGTCACCTTTCCAGCTCCTGCTGGTGCTCAGCCTAGTACCACAGCCAGTGCCTGGAAGTCCCAAGCAATACTTTCTGA AGTACATCCTGGAACCTCCACCCTGCAGATCAGAGCCCGAAGACTGCAACACATTCTGTACAGAGCAGGAGGAATGCCCTGAAACTCTTCAATGCTGTTCTGCCTACTGTGGGATAGTGTGCGCCTCAAACCAAGCCCCAGTCTCCTGA
- the LOC127684990 gene encoding kunitz-type protease inhibitor 4-like translates to MKPSKLGLLLGLVLFCFLIPPVMSAVGMLAKHLCREYNDPCFLEPDPGSCYEVHLKFFYNRTAKQCQIFLFTGCDGNLNNFNLKIDCDVACHEAYKNPPIPDADRRKRSLRETKNLAMDLSLTTLQPGRLKQPERKETWIQRARRESRLQRLAIHHG, encoded by the exons ATGAAGCCTTCTAAGCTGGGACTTCTCCTGGGACTCGTCCTCTTCTGCTTTCTCATTCCTCCAGTAATGAGCGCCGTTGGGATGCTTGCTAAGCACCTCTGCAGAGAATACAACG ATCCTTGTTTTTTGGAACCAGATCCTGGCAGCTGCTATGaagtacatttaaaatttttctacaacagAACTGCCAAACAGTGTCAAATTTTTCTGTTCACTGGCTGTGATGGTAACCTTAATAATTTCAATCTTAAAATAGACTGTGATGTTGCTTGTCACGAAGCATACAAAAACCCCCCG ATTCCAGA TGCTGATAGGAGGAAGCGGTctttaagagaaacaaagaaccTTGCTATGGACTTGAGCTTGACCACTTTACAGCCTGGTAGACTGAAGcagccagagagaaaagagaccTGGATCCAGAGAGCACGGAGAGAGTCCAGACTGCAACGGCTGGCCATTCATCATGGCTAG
- the LOC127684738 gene encoding kunitz-type serine protease inhibitor textilinin-2-like — protein MEGPGIHLALWLLTFTMLLPMLSSEVAFPPGIKRQLCESGHLGVICNQPVKRGTCQYKFYRYYFNPETALCEPFIFTGCGGNRNNFKSKYLCEVRCIDVEVSKLLVPHSTFTDTTWLESTFYRQL, from the exons ATGGAGGGTCCAGGGATCCACCTTGCCCTGTGGCTTCTAACATTTACCATGCTCCTGCCGATGCTTTCTAGTGAGGTAGCGTTTCCTCCCGGAATCAAAAGACAACTCTGTGAAAGCGGGCATCTTGGAG TAATATGCAACCAGCCGGTCAAGAGAGGCACCTGCCAGTACAAGTTCTACAGATACTACTTCAACCCAGAAACGGCCTTATGTGAGCCCTTCATCTTCACTGGCTGTGGGGGCAACAGAAACAACTTTAAATCCAAATACCTCTGTGAAGTCCGCTGCATTGACGTAGAGGTAAGCAAGCTCTTGGTGCCTCACTCCACCTTTACAGATACTACGTGGTTGGAATCAACATTTTACAGGCAACTCTAG